CTTCTGTTTCGGGCAGTTCCTCTGTATTTCCAGGCGGCGTGGTCAGTTATTCTCTGGCCACGAAGCGGGACGTGCTGGGCATTCCCCAAGAGCTGTTGGAACGGCACGGCACGGTGTCCCGCCAGACGGCTGAGGCAATGGCCGGACATGTTCAGCGTTTGTGCCGGGCGACATGCGGCATCGGCATTACAGGTGTCGCCGGTCCGGATGAACTGGAAGGCAAGCCGGCAGGTCTGGTGTGGATTGCCTGGAAATTGGGTGAACGGTCGCACGTGCGGGAATACCGATTCGCCGGCGATCGGGAGGAAATCCAAACACGCGCCGTGAAAACGGCCATGCTCAAGCTTATCCAATTGTTGCGAGAGAAAGGTTGAAGCCTACGTGAAAAGTTTTTCCCAACTTTCGATTCAAGAAGAAATTCTTAAATCCATTTCAGATATGGGATTTGAGGAACCGACACCGATTCAGGCGGCCTGTATTCCGGTCATTCTGGAAGGGAAGGACGTGATTGGACAGGCGCAAACGGGAACAGGCAAAACGGCCGCTTTTGGCATCCCTGTCATCCAGGCGGTTGATCCGAAAAAACTGGCCGTTCAGGCGATCATCCTGACGCCGACACGTGAATTGGCCATTCAGGTCTCCGCCGAATTGCGCAAAATTGCCCGATACAAATCGCTGAGGATTCTGCCGATCTACGGCGGGCAATCCATTCGCCATCAGATTCGTGCCCTGCAGCAGGGAGTTCATGTGGTCATCGGCACGCCTGGACGGATCTTGGATCATTTGCGCCGGCGTACGCTGAACCTCAGCCAGGTCGGATACCTGGTCCTGGATGAGGCGGATGAGATGCTGGATATGGGGTTTATTGATGAGATTGAACAAATCATCAAGGCGACACCCAAGGAAAGGCAAACCTTGTTGTTTTCCGCGACCATGCCGGCTGAGATTCGGAGACTGGCCAAGCGTTATCTGAAGGATCCGGTCCCCATCTCGATCAACCGCGGGGATGTTCATGTTCCCTACATTGAACAAGTGTATTACCGTGTGTTGGAATCCCATAAACTGGAGGTATTGTGCCGGATTATCGACAGTGAAGACGTGGAACTGGGGATCGTGTTTTGCCGCACCAAAAAAGGCGTGGACGCGCTGACCGAGGCGCTGCAGGAGCGCGGGTACCTGGCCGACGGCATTCACGGTGACCTCAGCCAGATGCAACGGGACAAAGTGATGAAGGCGTTTCGAGAAGGAGAAATCGAATTTTTGGTAGCCACCGATGTGGCGGCCCGCGGAATTGATGTAAGCAACGTTTCCCACGTGATCAATTATGACATCCCTCAGGATCCTGAAAGTTATGTTCACCGGATCGGACGGACAGGGCGGGCAGGCCGTTCAGGCGTCGCGATGACACTGGTGACGCCAAGGGAAATGAAGTTGCTTCACACCATTCAGCAGCAGACAAAAATGAGCATCTCGCCGCGAGAGCTTCCCTCCTTGGAAGAAGTGACGCGAAAAAAACGCACCCAGTGGCGGGAACAGCTGGTGGCTGTTTTAAATGAAGGGGCGGCGCTTGAACAATACGATGAGCTGATTGAGGAACTGCAAGCTCATTATC
This portion of the Bacillus thermozeamaize genome encodes:
- a CDS encoding RNA helicase → MGFEEPTPIQAACIPVILEGKDVIGQAQTGTGKTAAFGIPVIQAVDPKKLAVQAIILTPTRELAIQVSAELRKIARYKSLRILPIYGGQSIRHQIRALQQGVHVVIGTPGRILDHLRRRTLNLSQVGYLVLDEADEMLDMGFIDEIEQIIKATPKERQTLLFSATMPAEIRRLAKRYLKDPVPISINRGDVHVPYIEQVYYRVLESHKLEVLCRIIDSEDVELGIVFCRTKKGVDALTEALQERGYLADGIHGDLSQMQRDKVMKAFREGEIEFLVATDVAARGIDVSNVSHVINYDIPQDPESYVHRIGRTGRAGRSGVAMTLVTPREMKLLHTIQQQTKMSISPRELPSLEEVTRKKRTQWREQLVAVLNEGAALEQYDELIEELQAHY